The proteins below come from a single Agrobacterium vitis genomic window:
- a CDS encoding S49 family peptidase: MAGLWKRWVPKRFRKQEIVIPVVRLHGAIMSGGSRFRPALNLAAVAPLLEKAFKLKDSPAVVLSLNSPGGSPVQSRMIFQRIRTLADEHSKTVLVFVEDVAASGGYMIALAGDEIIADPTSIVGSIGVVSGGFGFPELLKKIGVERRVYTAGENKVMLDPFQPEKQSDIDYLKTLQLDIHDVFIDMVKSRRGIRLGDNPELFSGLFWTGRKGFELGLVDGLGSMREEIKARYGKTARLELISGARGLFGRRLSGVDTALSAPSDIGSAAAAGLVETLEDRALWARYGL; encoded by the coding sequence ATGGCGGGTCTATGGAAGCGGTGGGTGCCGAAGCGGTTTCGCAAGCAGGAAATCGTCATTCCGGTCGTGCGGCTGCATGGCGCGATCATGAGCGGTGGCAGCCGGTTTCGCCCGGCGCTGAACCTCGCCGCTGTCGCCCCGCTTCTGGAAAAAGCCTTCAAGTTGAAGGACAGTCCGGCTGTGGTGCTGTCGCTTAATTCGCCGGGCGGCTCGCCGGTGCAATCGCGGATGATCTTTCAGCGCATTCGCACGCTGGCCGATGAACACAGCAAGACCGTGCTGGTGTTCGTGGAAGATGTGGCAGCCTCCGGGGGCTATATGATCGCCCTTGCAGGCGACGAAATCATTGCCGACCCGACCTCGATTGTCGGCTCGATCGGCGTCGTGTCCGGCGGTTTCGGCTTCCCCGAGTTGCTGAAGAAGATCGGCGTCGAGCGGCGCGTCTACACGGCGGGCGAAAACAAGGTGATGCTCGATCCGTTCCAGCCGGAAAAGCAGAGCGATATCGACTATCTCAAGACCCTTCAGCTGGATATTCACGATGTTTTCATCGACATGGTCAAGTCGCGGCGCGGCATCAGGCTTGGCGACAATCCGGAGCTGTTTTCCGGCCTGTTCTGGACGGGGCGCAAGGGTTTCGAGCTCGGTCTGGTCGACGGCCTTGGTAGTATGCGCGAGGAGATTAAGGCGCGTTACGGCAAGACAGCCCGGCTGGAATTGATTTCGGGTGCCCGCGGCCTGTTCGGCAGGCGTCTGTCGGGGGTTGATACGGCGCTCTCTGCTCCCAGTGATATCGGCAGCGCCGCCGCCGCCGGCCTTGTGGAGACGCTGGAAGATCGGGCGCTCTGGGCGCGCTATGGGCTTTAG
- a CDS encoding DUF2007 domain-containing protein: protein MHELIRTNDAVLLSFAQSLMKDAGIESLIADQSMSILEGSLGLLPRRFLVEPGRAEEARRILIDAGLGAELRDGTA, encoded by the coding sequence ATGCATGAACTCATTCGCACCAATGACGCCGTTTTACTGTCCTTTGCCCAGAGCCTGATGAAGGATGCCGGTATCGAGAGCCTGATTGCCGACCAGTCGATGAGCATTCTGGAAGGATCGCTCGGGCTTTTGCCGCGCCGTTTCCTGGTCGAGCCGGGCCGGGCAGAGGAAGCGCGGCGCATCCTGATCGATGCCGGTCTTGGCGCAGAATTGCGCGACGGCACGGCATAA
- a CDS encoding methyltransferase → MAFEGTASDIINETVDAFHRGGFFLVQPKGRGHRAGMDAMLLAALVGEGGTVADLGAGAGGAGLAVASRLPMAMVTLVERSPDMLSFAQKTLGLAENAHLADRVNLVAADVTLTGRARRAAGLPDDAFDHVIMNPPFNDGRDRTTPDSLKAEAHAMDGDLFERWLRTAGAIMKPGGQLSLIARPQSVAEIIAACGKRFGGIEITLIHPREGESAIRLLLTAIKGSRARLTFRSPLIMHGLEGHAFLPQVDALNNGRGGYPRLDIKTI, encoded by the coding sequence ATGGCGTTTGAGGGGACTGCCTCCGATATCATCAACGAAACCGTCGATGCCTTTCATCGCGGCGGCTTTTTCCTCGTGCAACCAAAAGGCCGTGGTCATCGCGCTGGCATGGATGCCATGCTCTTGGCAGCGTTGGTGGGGGAGGGTGGCACGGTTGCAGATCTGGGCGCTGGCGCCGGTGGAGCGGGTTTGGCTGTTGCCTCGCGTCTTCCGATGGCCATGGTGACGCTGGTTGAGCGTTCCCCTGACATGTTGTCCTTTGCGCAAAAGACCCTCGGTCTGGCCGAAAATGCCCATCTGGCCGACCGGGTAAACCTGGTCGCGGCGGATGTGACGCTGACGGGGCGGGCGCGCCGGGCGGCGGGATTGCCGGACGATGCTTTCGATCATGTGATCATGAACCCACCCTTCAATGACGGGCGTGACCGGACGACGCCCGACAGCCTGAAGGCCGAGGCGCATGCCATGGACGGAGATTTGTTTGAGCGCTGGCTGCGCACGGCGGGTGCGATCATGAAACCCGGCGGGCAATTGTCGCTGATCGCCCGGCCGCAATCGGTGGCCGAGATCATCGCTGCCTGCGGCAAACGCTTTGGCGGTATCGAGATCACCCTCATCCATCCAAGGGAGGGAGAAAGTGCGATCCGCCTGCTGCTGACGGCGATTAAAGGCTCGCGCGCCCGGCTCACCTTCCGCAGCCCGCTGATCATGCATGGGCTTGAAGGCCATGCCTTCCTGCCGCAGGTCGATGCGCTCAACAACGGTCGGGGGGGCTATCCGAGGCTGGACATCAAGACGATCTGA